Genomic DNA from Polyodon spathula isolate WHYD16114869_AA chromosome 8, ASM1765450v1, whole genome shotgun sequence:
GAAACGGAAACATCATGCATAGGTCATAACACCTTTATCAGCACCATACCAGAAACAAGACCAAACGTCATTGAAATGTATTCACAGTAATTATTAATCACATTTATTCATCATTCATAAGTCGTTTGGTGGACCACAGGTAGTGACGGACGACTTTTGGTCACATATGACATAACGTACACTGTATCATGATACAGTACACCGATGTCTACACCTGTAGCACATGCATTACTATCGTTTAAAAGGTACTACTGCCCTAAAATGTGCCCAGTTGTGTTGCATATGGTAAGATCATCAGTCATCAATTATCACTTAAAAGGCAGATTACATGATTCAatgctgtttatatatttaagCTGAACCGATATCATTAAGCTATCCAGGCAGAACTATTTTGCTATATTTATTGTCAACAAATTGTCTTCCTTTTTGGCAGCTGAGCTGCAAAGCCTTTATTCTGAAGCCAAGAATACTATGAGCACAGTATGAGCCTCACTGAAAAGAAACAAATCAGAAGTGTCCAATGCTTAATTGTGGTGGGAACTCCGTGCCGAATTCAACAACTAACAAGAAGAACTTTGCTGCTGAGGGCGCTTGTTACTGGACAGGGCTGGGTCATACCGGGAAGACGTTCATCCACAGGTGGCAAGTGGCTCTCTCAATGACGGGGAGCTCAGTTTCCTCATCTTCCCACCTTGACATTCCTAACGAAGCGTTACTGCTGCTCTTCCTCTTAGACAGCACATGCTAATTGAGATGTATCCCGGCTTCACTGCGCAGGCATGCCAGGTGCTTACCTCGCTATTAGCAGATGCCTGCAAGCATTCTGAAACCTCTACCTGAATTGTCTTATTTATCATGTGGAAAAGAGCCAGGCCACCCTGGATAGCTATGCCTATTAATAAACTGCCTGAGATCGACACTCTGCAGCCTGTTGTAGATCCTGTGAAGTGATTCCTTCTCATACAGTTTTATTGCACAGGGCAGCTGTGGTTGATTTTCTCTTGCATGCTTTCAATTTCAGATACAGCTGCTATTGTACTGCAAACGACACAGAGCAATGCAACAGAAAACTCTCCGTCAAACCAAACAACAACTGTATCAAGCGAGATGTCTGCATATCTGGAATgtatatgggtttttttttgttccataaaAGAATTCTTAAGTAACCTCATCAAACACATACAAAGGAAATCAATGCAGAAATGACAACTGAATCCAGTAACAACACTGGTTCTATACACAGTGTGCCTCTTGTTTTGATTACACAGTACCAGAGCGGAATATAATCAGAAAAGAAGTGCTGGTACATGACATCCCTAAGAGCAGGATGCCAAACCATTTCTGAGAGAACATGCAGACTTGAGACTATAGTAACTAAAACatctcataaaaataaaaacattttgtttttccccGGGGTGCTTTGCCTGTCAGTACTTTGCAGATGATTTAGCACCttataaaaaggaaaatgtgGTCTCTAAGTGTGAGCTAAAACTGCAAGTCTAGCGTTCTCACTGGTTTAGTTTGCATGTGTCAGACAGGAGTCCCGCTATAATGGCTCCACCCAGACTGCAAGCAACAGTGCTGGGGGCTCTCTGTACACACCCACTAGAGCACCGATCAGTGTGTCACCACACTGCTCTTTCTATAATTACGACAGCTTAAAGATCTTTAAAGCACAGACTGCTCATCagcactgtggaaggggtgtgggtaattcactgaccaggagacagacaggtgtaattgaaaacaccacacaggtgcccagttttatttcaggggcgcgttgggtttctttagcccgcagagggcgctgttggtccatggtctgcttaccaactatggtaaacagaaccacaggaataccaagcaagggtaaacagtccaggcgcactcgcaggtgcttcaaaacaatactgcaaaaatcgaaggcacaaagaagcaggaaaaataaaacagtaacaaactacaaagaaaacgtgctgcactttgcagcaatatcccggtcgccgctgcccgtgtgacccggatcaccatcctacgctgccggctacctaacctgctcagctatccttattcagggatctgcccaagggttcccctccctcactgtctcgctctgaacttccgttccgttcggtcgtggaccagcgtttccgcgcactctacgcgtttaaaagggcagatctgaggaaacaacagagcgttaatttatagggctaacaatctcccaagacgcgcctctcagccattcagagagggggaaagtccacacacccacttccccacctccccgtgtcactgccatgactcacaggcggttgttggacgactgccgccctcttcctgcagcccgtgaacacgccagcagagtcagcacagatctctccctatTACAAGCACCTACATATATACATGCGAGTTACTCTCAGTCACTCCTCTGTGATAATGACCCTTCATGTTCTCACACcacctgcttgttttttttacgTTCAATTCTATTATAATCGATCCTTACAGGCCGATATATTATACATAAGGACTCCGAACTAATATAGTAACGTGTCATTAATAATGCACTGAATTGGGTATTAGCATTTTCAGATTTGGAACATTCCAGATGCATTTGGCAcactgtttgtattattgtgtgctGAAAGGTTCCAGTGATATGTCCAGTTTTGTCAGATGGATGTCAGGCAGTGGGGTGGGAGACCCTAAAGGGTTAACGTTACAATATCACAAAACATTCATCATTCACTACATGACAAACCtgctaaaatcattttaaatgggaGTCAATTTATGTTTGTTTAAGAATAACTGCAGAGCCATTTATACAGTTTGTGCATCACACAAAAACATTCCACCAGTGCTCATGTAAGGCTGTTTGGATTGATAACGGGGTTCATGGCAACTTGTTATTTTTACAGGACATCTTTATTGCGAGCATGCTGACTGCACAGCGCAAAACACAGTGCATCAATACTGTATGATTGAGTGCACCCTGCCTGCTATCACTACTATAAAGACTTCTAAGGAGCTGCACACTGTGCATGCTATAGTGTTAACACACTCCTGTTTATTCTACCTAATTTGAAGTGGCCAACTGGAATGTGGTCCCACCACTAAAGATCAATGGGCACCTCCAACCTTCAGCCTTTTATGGGTGACTCTTGAAACATTAGCCCCACCTGCTCCCAGTGTGAGAACGCGTTCGCAGGACACGACAGTGAAAAACTTCAGTCCTCTGACCCAGCATTAAGAGAAAGCGCAGGGACAGGTGTGGCTGACGAATGGGAATTCCAAGCCGTTCCACAGCTGACTTCAGAAAGCCGTCACCAAGATGGACACggtgatacagcacagtgctaATGAAAGCCAGGTTTATAAAGAGACTCTGAGCCAAAGCAGTGTGCAGAAGAAGCAGCAGACAGCAGCAACCTGCCAAGAGAGCGgttaataatacacaaaaaataatacacatagcAAAACTTGCGGGTCCTCGCTCTGCTGCGGTCTGTGGGGAAGCAAAGGGAGCAGAGTGACCCCTCTCACGATTTGTGCATAATCAAAGACATGCCTGATCCTTAGGTGTTACTGTCCTGGTTATAGCCCACACATACCACCACATGAACTGAATAACTGCAGTAATGTAGTTATATGTTCAGAGAGTAAAAGCATTAAAGAAACTGCTTCTTTATGGATTAGTTACAGTAAGAAGCAGAATTGTAGCTAGGCTGACCAGAGCATTGAACACACGACTGTCCTAGGCAGAGAATGCTTTGAAAAAATCAGCAAGTCAAGTATAATACAAACACCACAGCCTGAAACACGTCCCTGTGCAATTACAGCATCTGGGGAGGGCTGGGTGAGCAGCTGATACAAAGGGGTCACCCATTTACTTTAAAGGCAGCTTGTCAAAATACAATTCTGTATTTAACACTTAGCCTGTGACCAGGGCAGTCTCTTTCTGAAGAGGTATGTTTCCATTAAACTGGCCTGGTAGATAGAAGATCACACGGTATTCTGACTGGATCTCGCATCACAAAAGTAACTGCACACACATGCTAATGTAAAAAACACACTGCAAGCAATGAATGAAATGCCCTCTCGGCACTTGCTGTGGTTCCTCTGTGTTTCACAGATGGTCTCTGCTGCACAGTCCAAGAGGAGATGCTGTTACAGAAGACTGTTTATCCTTGAATAGTACACCGCAGCAACCAGAAACAGGCTGGGGTTAAATATTATGGAAGGTTTACAAGCTTTGAGATCCAATTACAAGAATGGAAAATACTTCCCAGCTCTTCTCATAACTGCCTGCAGATGCACAGCATCAGGCTTCTTATAGTTCTGGAATGTCAGAGGGTGCAAAATGTAAAGTCTGGATGTTCTATATTTCTGTCCTCTTTAACACAAGATCTCCAGCTTCTCCTATAGGGCACTTGTATCACTTTCTCTCGGTCAGAGCGAGTCAGGTGTGCTGTATTCGTGGTTGAAAATGCATCATTTCAAAGGCATTGCACTGCTGGTGGAGATGTAGTTACAGTAACAGCTTTCACAACATTGACTCGTAAGCCTACAGGATATAACATGGACATACGGTAACCCTACTTAGACCAATGCATGCCTGTGAACAAAAAGCTTCTGGGCAACGATAAAGCACAACATCTCAAGAGATGCAGCATTACATGAAACACTTTGGTCTGCCAGTGTCCTTCAAACAAACTCTCCACTTGTGTTACAGCCTTAtgaaagcaatttaaacaaatgttttcagAATTCATGTTAAAAGCATACCAATTTAAACCAGGGCGGGATGTTCTAGAatgagaacacacacacccacagacacagacacacacacacacagacacacacacaaggaatCCACAGATCAACGTTAAGGCAGCGAGACTCGCTGGATGATCGGCTTTCAGGTTACAAGAGCAATCAAACTAATTTCAGTGCTTGTCATGCAATACAGCTCAGTAAGAACCAAACAAACTGGTCTCCCGATGTTATGAAACATTCGAGCGGTCTGTTCAACCAGCacactgtggcctgcccaatgGCTGCAGAATATCAAGACACACCAACAGGGTTTAGGCGAATTCCAATTCCTATTCCAGCTCCCTCCAAGGCATTTGAATTCGTATTTTTGGGACATAACTGTTGTGTTTCCTTTAATTAACTGAACCCCTGTGAACTTGTCAGATGAGATTTGAGCATGTTGGGATTTGCACAGGTTGTACTAGTTCAGTGCCAAAGCGATCATGGTTTCTCACCTCCGATATATTCATCACTTCCAATAGCCATGTCAATAGACACCTACTGCTCATGCAAACACACTATAAACCAGAACACCAAACCCAGACACACCTTCCAGAATAGGGAAAAGACTGCATCAGGGTGCAGGCTGAAAACAGACATATTCAAATTGTGTTTATTCAGCAAGTGCTGGTTCAGCTAAGCATCCCTACACAGTGACAGCTCAGAAAATAGTAACTTTCAttatcccccttttttttttacccacataACTTTTAGTAATTTTGTTCTTCCACAGAGTGCTGTCAAAACCTCACCTTTTGTCTTATCCTTCAAGAAGTCTAGTATGTTCAAAATGTTAATTGttaacgtgtgtttttttttttttttttagatttccacTGTGAAATACCTAAAGCTTTTTGTTTGCAACGGTGGCGCCcccttgtgaaaaaaacaaacataacaacttCGCGCATGGGAATAAGGACAGAAGTCGTGTCAGTTTTCATAGAATAATTATGCATGTAGACCTGGGAACAATGGGAAGTGCTTTACAACGGTATCTATTTAAAACTAGCAATATTACATACATAAGCTCtatttttcaggtttaaaaaaaaaataaaaacacattcacaagaCTGTCTTTTagtaaataaagaaaagtaaGGAAACAGTGCCCTCTGGTGGTTCAAAGCTGtactaaactaaaatatatcgAGTTTAAGCAATTTTGAACACTGACAACGAATCCTCAGTTCAAATGGCATCTTGTTAAGTTTACAGGGGGTCTCAAAATACCAGAATGATTATCGCGCAACAGTAATAAAAGGGGTGAATTTACTCGATGCGAATAGTAATCAGTAATGTAATAACTTCCGACAACTGAGTCAATATTCTTTGTTTCTGTTAAATTAAAGCATTGCATGATAACTAAACACAACGGTAAATACTACATACGGTCCTTACCGCTTTGTTTCAGATTCTTCTCAAACAGTAACTGCATTTTGCTCTTGCATCGTgagaaaaatttaaaatgttttcaatctGCCGCCTCTTAACTACGGGCACTTCGGTGGGACATTTCCGACACAGTACGCAGTTAGCAAAACATTCTTCGATTGGTCCTTTTGTTCTGACCTCAGAGTGACAGGGGAGGAGCTTTAACAGTTGCCAGGGTTACAGATACACACAACATGGTGGCTGGAAACCGTGAACTCCTGTCGCCGGTAAAAACATCCACACAGAAAAGGATATCACCGACAAGAcaggctgaaaaaaacaaaccatcaaAAAGCAAATGtcaaaaaaggttaaaaaagagTTTCATTCCAAATCTGTGACATTTTACTCGCAGTTTACAGTGTCAAGAAACAAGTGTAGGTTCCACTCGTGCACTGCTGTTGTAACTTACACCGGATCGGTAATGTGATCCGGCTTGAATAGCGTTTTGCAGTATTCTGATATCAAAGGTTTCTTTGACACAGAGGTTTAGTTAATAACACAGGGAACACTCATTTTTACACTGTTATATTGAACTTGTTAACCAGTTTTTTGTTTCGGGAGAAGTTAACGCGACAATGTGTGCTTTTCCCGACAGACGATGGTGCATAAGGGACCGGGCTATGGCTATCAAAAAAGGCGAGAGGGGTAAGTGTGACTTCACGGCTGTTAATCATTTCGACACTGCCGGCCTGTATTTCATTAGGCTATTAACTATTTAATTAGATACAGTCGTGTAGCCTTGCACTGCCTGTGCTGTGTCACTCCAGTGGTGTCTTCTGCGTCAAACCGGGCCACTGTCATTAGGGGAATACAAAGGGCCGGATAGACCGCCTCTGTGCAGGTGGAATTCCCTATGAATTCTCAATGTAAGGCTTGCAAACTTCGAGCTGTTGTTAAATATCTGTGGTCATGAATGCAAAGAAAGgggtttgtgttttgtctttatctttgttacatttgtttttattacaatttttttttttccccgtcaGGGAGTCAAGAAGCTGCATCCGGTTTAAGTGCACCCTGATAAACACGATACAAGATGTGCTGCGACAGAGAGCTGGCTGGGTGGAAGTGAAGGAGTGAGTCTGGAGTCTTTATTGAAGGGTTATAAAAACAAGACAgacgttagggttagggttagccaTACCCACACTATCCTTTCTTGTTATACAGAACTGGCTTTACCATGATCACATGACAGAAAAGGATATGTTTTGTGCAGTGTGTCCCCATTTTAGTGCTGGTTAAATGGTTGTTTTGAGAAGTTTAATGATGGTTTTAATGCTACTTCTAATGCAAATTGCTTGTTTCTGCCCTTTGCGGAAATCTGCACTGGTATGATGTTGTCTTGTCATCATtaccagtgacagcgagtgggattTTTACTGGTGTGATGTGGGATGGCTCCGGGAAAATTTTGACCACGTCTACATGGAAGAGCATGTGCGAATCTGTCACTTCCGAAACCACTATGAGGTAGGGGTGCTGAAATTCCAATACCAACAGTTCATCAGCTAAGACTCCCATTTCAGGCTTTAGTGGGACCTAATAAGTCAAACATTATCCTAAATTGACATATACCGGTACCAGCAGGCTCCTCTGTAACAAGGTTACAGTAAAGCCTGAAATGGTTTTGAACTGTTGTGAAATGAAGGTCGTGTATGCTCCAGTCACTCATGGGTTAGGGTGCTGTTTTGTGGGGTTGGAAGTGTGATCCACCTCATCTTCAAGTGTGTTTAGTGACTGGCCCTTGTTCCCCTGAAAGCTGACTCGTAAGAATCTGATGGTGAAGAACCTGAAGAGATACCGCAAGCTGCTGGAGCGTGAGGTGGGGAGGCAGGAGGCGGCCAAGTGTGACTTCTTCCCCTGCACCTTTGAGCTGCCCTGCGAGTATCACCTGTTCGTGGAGGAGTTCAAGAGGAGTCCCGGGAGCACCTGGATCATGAAGCCGGTAAGATGGGGGGTCCTAAGGCCGCTCGTGAGGGAGTGCAAAGATTACTCAACAGAATCAGCCTGCATGCtggttttttttgtaagttacagATAATTTGAAACTACACTATTGCTTCATTGAGGATTTTCAAGGCTCCTTTGCACTTCACTGTGCCCTTTCTGGATGATTGCAGGTTGCCAGGTCCCAGGGAAAGGGCATCTTCCTCTTTCGCAAACTGAAGGATATCATGGACTGGAAGAAGGTAACAAACAGCTGTATTGCAGTTACACTGGCCTTGTCTTACAataacaaagcatttaccacagtGCTAAGCTTACACCTGAGTTTCTTATAGCTTAGCCTTAATATTGAATCTCCAGTGTGCAGTGAGGGTCTTGTACAGAAACtctcgaccccccccccccccctatttcAGGATGGGAACCGTTCAGAGGATCAGAAGGATGAGACACAGGTGGAGAGCTACGTGGCTCAGCGTTACATTGAGAATCCATATCTCATTGGAGGTAAGGAACTCAGCTATGGCATGTTCTGACCAAACTCAGCCAGTACTGGCCAAGATGCAGTACACTTAACCTTCAGACTtcatgttgatatatatatatatatatatcaagctgCTTCCATCAAAACACACTTGCAGAAACATTCAATTCCATTGTACAATTTCAACAGAGGTAGCTTTGTAGCTACTCTTGTGGCTAATTGCAATTTGGTGTATTTTCAGGTAGGAAGTTTGATCTACGAGTCTATGTGCTGGTAACATCAGTAAGTATGGTTATATCCAACTGTTGTATGTACCAGCATTTGGAGATACATAGAGATACACACACATCTAATTTAACCTACTGTACAATGTAACACTTTGTCTGTCCGAGTATTATTTGTACTGCCTTTTGTAATCAGATAAATAATTCAAAAACACCCAGATTGTGTAACTTGAGACTCTGTATTTCAGTACGTTCCTCTCAAAGCCTGGCTGTACCGAGATGGATTTGCTCGTTTTTCCCTGACTCGCTTTTCCCTCAGTTGCATTGACGATCACTGTATCCTTTCCACTAATGACTGTGCCAGTAGGATTGACAAAGCCCTGAATGATTAGTTTTTATCTTCTCAGTGTTAGCTGTATTTGTCAATCACAAACAGCCAATAGTATTCTAATTTCAGGACTCATCTCTTTATCAATATATGTTGTTGTTTGCTAGTTGTGTAAtattaatgattatatatatatatatgaaatctcTAGATCCAGTATTACTAATATTAACGATATATATCAAATCTCTAGATCCAGTATTACTAATCGCTTGCAATACAGGAAATGCATTTcctatttgttatttgttttgaataCTTCCAAGCTGAAAAGTCTGGTCCTTAATCATCCTTTCTGCACAGACATCCATCTCACAAACGTAGCAATACAGAAAACAGCTCCGGATTACGATCCTGAAAAGGTGAGtccacattattatttaaaaacagctgcagttGCTGGGTAAGTGACACATGGCTCGGTATGGCTCTAGAACACCCCGCTGTCATTTGGAACGCTGTAATGAAGTGCCGTTCCACGCAGGGCTGTAAGTGGCAGATGCAGCAACTGCGGCGGTACCTGAGCGCTCGGCACGGAGCGGAGAGCGTGGAGGCACTCTTCAGGAACATCGACGACATCTTCATCCGGAGCCTGCAGAGCGTGCAGAAGGTCATCATCAACGACAAGCACTGCTTTGAGCTCTATGGATACGACATCCTGCTGGACCAGGCTCTCAAACCGTAAGCCTTCGTTAGTACCTGCAGAAATCCACCGCGCCAATGCCAATGGAACGCGACAGCAAACCTAGCAGCAAGCAGCACCCTCGCTTTTACACCTTGGCTTGTGAtccaaaatgtcattttaaatctgcatCTCTGTAAACTCACGTAGTTATTGCTACTTAAACATGGTCAAAATACTAATTATGGCATTAATGGCCGTTTGGGGCTAATAGAAACACCACAATGACTCAGTGGTAGAAGCCACTTTGTAACTGTGGGCTGTTTTAAGCAGTGATGACCCCTTCTTTCTTTAGGTGGTTAATAGAAGTGAATGCTTCCCCCTCACTCACTGCCAGCAGCCAGGAGGACTATGAATTGAAGTGCCGTCTTCTGGAG
This window encodes:
- the ttll9 gene encoding probable tubulin polyglutamylase TTLL9 — its product is MSKKTMVHKGPGYGYQKRREGESRSCIRFKCTLINTIQDVLRQRAGWVEVKDDSEWDFYWCDVGWLRENFDHVYMEEHVRICHFRNHYELTRKNLMVKNLKRYRKLLEREVGRQEAAKCDFFPCTFELPCEYHLFVEEFKRSPGSTWIMKPVARSQGKGIFLFRKLKDIMDWKKDGNRSEDQKDETQVESYVAQRYIENPYLIGGRKFDLRVYVLVTSYVPLKAWLYRDGFARFSLTRFSLSCIDDHYIHLTNVAIQKTAPDYDPEKGCKWQMQQLRRYLSARHGAESVEALFRNIDDIFIRSLQSVQKVIINDKHCFELYGYDILLDQALKPWLIEVNASPSLTASSQEDYELKCRLLEDTLHIVDMEGRLTGKEKQIGGFDLMWNDGPVSKDDVNLDALGSSTLTANTHLGYVNDRKRQLRQLLKPLPGQKKV